Proteins co-encoded in one Arthrobacter globiformis genomic window:
- a CDS encoding class II fumarate hydratase — MTSTEEFRIEHDTMGEVRVPVNALYRAQTQRAVENFPISGKTLERAHIEALARVKKAAAQANAELGVLDGELAKAIADAADEVAAGKYDGDFPIDVFQTGSGTSSNMNTNEVLAELASRALKAAGSDKVVHPNDHVNASQSSNDVFPTSVHVAATSALINDLIPALGYLAESLERKAVEFKDVVKSGRTHLMDATPVTLGQEFGGYAAQVRYGIERINAALPRVAEVPLGGTAVGTGINTPAGFPERVIELLATDTGLPLTEARDHFEAQANRDGLIEASSQLRNIAISFMKINNDLRWMGSGPNTGLGEIAIPDLQPGSSIMPGKVNPVICEASIMVCAQVIGNDTAIAWSGTNGAFELNVGIPVMAANLLESVRLLANTSRVMADKMIDGITANVERARFLAEASPSIVTPLNKFIGYENAAKIAKTAVNEGLTVRQATEKLGFVGEGEGKVSEADLDKALDVTTMTAPAHKA; from the coding sequence ATGACTTCCACTGAAGAGTTCCGCATTGAACATGACACGATGGGCGAAGTCCGCGTCCCCGTGAACGCCCTGTACCGCGCGCAGACGCAACGTGCAGTCGAGAACTTCCCGATCTCCGGAAAAACCCTGGAACGCGCCCACATTGAGGCGCTGGCCCGGGTCAAGAAGGCCGCTGCCCAGGCCAACGCTGAACTGGGTGTGCTCGACGGCGAGCTGGCCAAGGCGATCGCGGACGCTGCCGACGAGGTGGCTGCGGGCAAGTACGACGGCGACTTCCCCATCGACGTCTTCCAGACCGGTTCCGGCACGTCCTCGAACATGAACACCAACGAGGTCCTCGCCGAGCTGGCTTCGCGCGCCCTCAAGGCTGCGGGCAGCGACAAGGTGGTCCACCCCAACGACCACGTCAACGCCTCGCAGTCCTCCAACGACGTGTTCCCCACCTCCGTCCACGTTGCAGCCACCTCGGCCCTGATCAACGACCTCATTCCGGCCCTCGGCTACCTCGCCGAATCGCTGGAGCGCAAGGCCGTCGAGTTCAAGGATGTGGTCAAGTCCGGCCGCACGCACCTCATGGACGCCACCCCGGTTACCCTGGGCCAGGAGTTCGGCGGCTACGCCGCGCAGGTCCGCTATGGCATCGAGCGCATCAACGCCGCACTCCCCCGCGTTGCCGAAGTTCCCCTCGGCGGCACGGCCGTGGGCACCGGAATCAACACCCCGGCCGGCTTCCCGGAGCGCGTCATCGAGCTGCTCGCCACCGACACCGGCCTGCCCCTGACCGAGGCCCGCGACCACTTCGAGGCGCAGGCCAACCGCGACGGCCTCATCGAAGCCTCCAGCCAGCTGCGCAACATTGCGATCTCCTTCATGAAGATCAACAATGACCTGCGCTGGATGGGCTCCGGCCCCAACACCGGCCTCGGCGAAATCGCCATTCCGGACCTGCAGCCGGGCTCCTCGATCATGCCGGGCAAGGTCAACCCTGTCATCTGCGAAGCCTCCATCATGGTCTGCGCCCAGGTCATCGGCAACGACACCGCCATCGCCTGGTCCGGCACGAACGGCGCCTTCGAACTGAACGTCGGCATTCCGGTCATGGCCGCCAATCTGCTCGAGTCCGTCCGACTGCTGGCCAACACCAGCCGCGTCATGGCCGACAAGATGATCGACGGCATCACCGCCAACGTCGAGCGTGCCCGCTTCCTCGCCGAGGCCTCGCCGTCCATCGTTACTCCGCTGAACAAGTTCATTGGCTACGAGAATGCCGCCAAGATCGCCAAGACCGCCGTCAATGAGGGCCTGACCGTCCGCCAGGCCACCGAGAAGCTGGGCTTTGTCGGTGAAGGCGAAGGCAAGGTTTCCGAGGCCGATCTCGACAAGGCACTGGACGTCACCACCATGACGGCTCCGGCCCACAAGGCCTGA
- a CDS encoding carbonic anhydrase produces MTTYLTPALAWRRLREGNERFVTGESSHPNQDASRRSSLVENQHPFAVIFGCSDSRLAAEIIFDVGLGDVFVVRTAGQVIDDAVLGSLEYSIGVLGVPLIVVLGHDSCGAVSATKSAVETGQMPVGFIRDLVERITPSVLTSLRNEQTEVNDMVVEHVKQTSQRLVDSSRVISDAIESGRAAVIGLSYSLGEGHAELVSGIGDL; encoded by the coding sequence GTGACAACTTACCTGACTCCTGCCCTGGCCTGGCGCCGTCTGCGTGAAGGCAACGAACGCTTCGTAACCGGTGAATCCTCGCACCCGAACCAGGACGCCTCCCGGCGGTCCTCGCTCGTGGAGAACCAGCATCCTTTTGCGGTGATCTTCGGCTGTTCTGACTCGCGGCTCGCCGCCGAAATCATTTTCGACGTCGGACTCGGCGACGTCTTCGTGGTCCGCACCGCCGGCCAGGTGATCGACGACGCCGTCCTCGGCTCGCTCGAGTACAGCATCGGCGTGCTGGGCGTGCCGCTGATCGTGGTGCTCGGCCACGACAGCTGCGGAGCTGTCAGCGCCACGAAGTCCGCCGTCGAAACCGGCCAGATGCCGGTGGGCTTCATCCGCGACCTCGTGGAGCGCATCACGCCGTCGGTCCTCACCTCCCTGCGGAACGAGCAGACGGAGGTCAATGACATGGTGGTGGAGCACGTCAAGCAGACCTCGCAGCGCCTCGTGGACAGCTCCCGTGTGATTTCGGACGCAATCGAGTCGGGCCGGGCAGCGGTCATCGGCCTCTCCTACAGCCTCGGCGAGGGCCACGCGGAGCTTGTTTCCGGAATCGGCGACCTCTAG
- a CDS encoding DUF4245 domain-containing protein: MGDYRRVSDTQDQSAPTSRAQAPAPSPSPASQPVKPVIPAAAAKRANASVIGMIIALLVSVAAFLPIVLMNPSPKSDGFRPNIDVSAVAQNAAGVAGFTPVAPAAGDTFHPNYARWAAAAGTGVAAWEVGYVTPKEKFIGLTQTSKANPTWLVQQTKNAPVTGTRNAGGKEWELHDTGKGEKSMVLAYRGTTVVLAGDAQLEEFAVLAAAVVKSLESNPAVIVSPSVSPTP; the protein is encoded by the coding sequence ATGGGCGACTATAGAAGGGTGAGTGATACGCAGGACCAGTCCGCCCCCACGAGCCGCGCGCAGGCTCCCGCCCCGTCCCCGTCGCCGGCCAGCCAGCCCGTCAAGCCCGTGATCCCCGCTGCCGCCGCGAAACGGGCCAATGCCTCGGTGATCGGAATGATCATCGCCCTCCTGGTGAGCGTCGCAGCGTTTCTGCCCATCGTCCTGATGAATCCGTCACCGAAGTCGGATGGCTTCCGCCCCAACATCGATGTCAGCGCCGTCGCCCAGAACGCCGCGGGTGTGGCGGGATTCACACCGGTGGCCCCCGCGGCGGGCGACACATTCCACCCGAATTACGCCCGCTGGGCGGCAGCCGCCGGCACGGGCGTTGCGGCCTGGGAGGTCGGGTATGTGACCCCGAAGGAAAAATTCATCGGCCTGACCCAGACCAGCAAGGCCAACCCCACCTGGCTGGTGCAGCAGACCAAGAACGCCCCGGTCACCGGCACGCGCAACGCCGGCGGCAAGGAGTGGGAACTCCATGACACGGGCAAGGGCGAGAAGAGCATGGTGCTCGCCTACCGCGGCACCACCGTCGTACTGGCGGGCGACGCCCAACTGGAGGAGTTCGCGGTTCTGGCTGCCGCCGTCGTCAAGTCCCTGGAAAGTAACCCTGCTGTCATTGTTTCCCCCTCGGTGAGCCCCACGCCGTAA
- the glpX gene encoding class II fructose-bisphosphatase encodes MSPASITQKYSTLSPSLAVGIDEPDRNLALELVRVTEAAAIAGGHWVGFGDKNKADGAAVDAMRSFLQTVHFNGVVVIGEGEKDEAPMLFNGEQVGDGTGPECDVAVDPIDGTRLTALGINNALAVLAVAERGSMFDPSAVFYMEKLVTGPEAADMVDLRLPVKQNLHLIAKAKGVKVNQLNVMILDRDRHRPLVEEIREAGARTKFIMDGDVAGAIAAARSGTGVDALMGIGGTPEGIVAACAIKSLGGVIQGRLWPTSDDEKQKAIDAGHDLERVLSTNDLVTSDNCYFAATGITDGDLLRGVRYNKEKVLTQSIVMRSKSGTIRFVDGEHQASKWEGYARKS; translated from the coding sequence GTGTCACCAGCGTCCATTACCCAGAAGTACTCAACACTTTCCCCGTCGCTCGCCGTCGGCATTGACGAGCCGGACCGCAACCTCGCCCTTGAACTTGTCCGCGTCACCGAAGCAGCGGCGATCGCCGGCGGCCACTGGGTGGGCTTCGGCGACAAGAACAAGGCGGACGGCGCCGCCGTCGACGCAATGCGTTCGTTCCTTCAGACTGTCCACTTCAACGGCGTCGTGGTCATCGGTGAAGGCGAAAAAGACGAAGCCCCGATGCTGTTCAACGGCGAACAGGTTGGTGACGGCACCGGCCCCGAGTGCGACGTCGCCGTCGACCCCATCGACGGAACCCGCCTGACCGCATTGGGCATCAACAACGCCCTGGCTGTCCTGGCCGTCGCCGAGCGCGGCTCCATGTTCGACCCCTCCGCCGTGTTCTACATGGAGAAGCTGGTCACCGGGCCTGAGGCCGCCGACATGGTTGACCTGCGTTTGCCGGTCAAGCAGAACCTGCACCTGATCGCCAAGGCCAAGGGCGTGAAGGTCAACCAGCTCAACGTCATGATCCTGGACCGTGACCGCCACCGGCCGCTGGTCGAGGAAATCCGTGAAGCCGGCGCGCGCACCAAGTTCATCATGGACGGAGACGTTGCAGGTGCCATCGCCGCTGCCCGCTCCGGCACCGGCGTGGACGCCCTCATGGGTATCGGCGGAACCCCGGAAGGCATCGTGGCGGCCTGTGCCATCAAGTCCCTGGGCGGCGTGATCCAGGGCCGGCTATGGCCCACGAGCGACGACGAGAAGCAGAAGGCGATCGACGCCGGCCACGACCTCGAGCGGGTCCTGTCCACCAACGACCTCGTCACCAGCGACAACTGCTACTTCGCCGCCACCGGCATCACCGACGGCGACCTCCTCCGCGGCGTCCGTTACAACAAGGAGAAGGTGCTGACGCAGTCGATCGTCATGCGCTCCAAGTCCGGCACCATCCGCTTCGTGGACGGCGAGCACCAGGCCAGCAAGTGGGAAGGCTACGCCCGCAAGAGCTAG
- a CDS encoding endonuclease domain-containing protein, translating into MRLSPLPQDLAAGSFTSSDAAACGVSRKRQRQPDLAIPSRGIRVPLKGEATTSANLRAYTSLDDASTLTHRSGARIWGYGLPAWMQEDWRIHVARERNGSKPRRRNVVGHRMTFKPGEVVIHDGVRVTSPARTWLDLANLLSVDELIAAGDSAVVAHGSEFPVPRLALATIEDLRRMVASHPGMRGMKTARLALPEIRIGADSPQETRMRLVLARTKLGEPVLIHVIRNSWGQPAVWPDAAYPEHLLALQYDGGHHSDPIQTARDRKRKETTERLGWTELRIFKDDLDGEKPFVLEKVRATLQGRLRRQA; encoded by the coding sequence ATGCGTCTCTCACCACTGCCCCAGGATCTGGCTGCGGGATCATTCACTTCTTCCGACGCTGCCGCCTGCGGTGTGTCCAGGAAGCGCCAGCGGCAACCGGACCTGGCCATTCCCTCCCGCGGGATCCGCGTTCCGCTGAAAGGTGAGGCCACCACGTCCGCGAACCTGCGCGCTTACACCTCGCTGGACGACGCGTCTACACTCACGCACCGCTCCGGCGCGCGGATCTGGGGTTACGGCCTTCCCGCCTGGATGCAGGAGGACTGGAGAATCCACGTCGCACGCGAGAGAAACGGCAGCAAGCCCCGCCGGCGGAACGTCGTTGGTCACCGTATGACTTTCAAACCCGGCGAGGTGGTGATCCACGACGGCGTCCGGGTCACCTCGCCTGCAAGAACCTGGCTCGACCTGGCGAACCTGCTGAGCGTCGACGAACTGATCGCCGCGGGAGACTCCGCGGTGGTTGCCCATGGATCGGAATTCCCGGTACCGCGGCTTGCACTGGCGACGATCGAGGACCTGCGGCGCATGGTTGCCTCACACCCGGGCATGCGTGGCATGAAGACGGCGCGGCTCGCACTCCCCGAGATCCGCATTGGGGCTGACTCCCCGCAGGAGACCAGAATGCGCCTGGTTCTTGCCCGCACCAAGCTCGGCGAACCAGTTCTAATCCATGTCATCCGCAATAGTTGGGGCCAACCGGCTGTATGGCCGGACGCCGCCTATCCGGAACACCTCCTCGCGCTCCAATACGACGGCGGGCACCATTCGGATCCGATCCAGACGGCACGCGACAGGAAGCGCAAGGAAACCACGGAGCGCCTCGGCTGGACCGAGCTCAGAATATTCAAGGACGATCTTGACGGCGAGAAGCCCTTCGTTCTCGAGAAGGTCAGGGCAACGTTGCAGGGGCGGCTCCGGCGCCAGGCATAG
- a CDS encoding lipid II:glycine glycyltransferase FemX → MEYFLQTKAWEDFQKSLGRHVHRQSGPGWSFLAIEEKNPAGKVLYAPYGPVAESVEAFDAALAALRTLAKSCGAVFIRIEPVTAGLDPEGAPEALRSRGLQPAPVNQQPELSWIVDLDRDFKEVLAEMKPVNRNLYRNIHKKGVTFRATQDPEDIRVLLNFLHMTARRNGFKPQSDEYLTQVAQSLMPAGAATLFIADLHGGPVAAALAYDSADTRTYAHAAMDDTHRKLSAGIPLLVTLMADAQERGLKHVDLWGVAPADQPDHKWAGFTAFKKSFGGREIAYPGTWDLPVNRPRYAAYQVARKLRESIKALIKRPTS, encoded by the coding sequence GTGGAATATTTCCTGCAAACAAAAGCCTGGGAGGACTTCCAGAAGTCGCTGGGACGCCACGTGCACCGGCAATCCGGTCCCGGCTGGAGTTTCCTGGCCATTGAGGAGAAGAACCCCGCGGGCAAGGTCCTGTATGCGCCGTACGGCCCTGTGGCCGAGTCGGTGGAGGCGTTCGACGCCGCACTGGCGGCCCTCCGGACGCTGGCGAAGTCCTGTGGCGCCGTCTTCATCCGGATCGAGCCTGTGACTGCGGGTCTCGATCCTGAGGGCGCGCCCGAGGCGCTGCGGAGCCGTGGCCTGCAGCCGGCCCCGGTCAACCAGCAGCCCGAACTCAGCTGGATCGTGGACCTTGACCGGGACTTCAAGGAGGTCCTGGCGGAGATGAAGCCAGTCAACCGCAACCTGTACCGGAATATTCACAAGAAGGGCGTCACGTTCCGCGCCACGCAGGATCCCGAGGACATCCGCGTACTCCTGAACTTCCTCCACATGACCGCACGGCGGAACGGCTTCAAGCCGCAGAGCGACGAGTACCTGACGCAGGTGGCCCAGTCCCTCATGCCGGCGGGCGCGGCCACGCTGTTCATCGCCGACCTGCACGGCGGCCCAGTGGCGGCAGCCCTGGCCTACGATTCGGCGGACACTCGGACGTACGCCCACGCTGCCATGGATGACACCCACCGCAAGCTCAGTGCTGGCATTCCCCTCCTCGTGACGCTCATGGCCGATGCCCAGGAGAGGGGCCTGAAGCATGTGGACCTTTGGGGCGTGGCCCCCGCCGACCAGCCCGACCACAAGTGGGCAGGGTTCACCGCGTTCAAGAAGTCGTTCGGCGGGCGGGAGATCGCCTACCCCGGCACCTGGGACCTGCCCGTCAACCGGCCCCGGTACGCGGCCTACCAGGTGGCCCGCAAACTCCGCGAAAGCATCAAGGCCCTCATCAAGCGCCCCACCTCCTGA
- the manA gene encoding mannose-6-phosphate isomerase, class I, producing the protein MYQIENVLRRYAWGSTTAIAGLLGRPESGGPEAELWIGAHPDSPSVAIRPDGTTTPLDALIGEDPEHFLGAASVAEFGPRLPFLAKLLAAAKPLSLQVHPSLEQARAGYARENDAGIPADAANRNYHDDNHKPEMIFALTPFESLCGFREPEKSRDIFLHLAGCLELPGNGVPQVLKDVIDDLSQPEEATALRSAFERLIAGGEEVREATSRVVDVLASGAPLAPYQPELSTVLSLNSEYPGDPGVLISLLLNRLSLKPGEAVYLPAGKIHAYLHGLGVEVMASSDNVLRGGLTPKFIDIPELLNTIAFESVDVPMLRPETSELGQELYFPPFREFQLQRIELQPDGEPVPLAQSGAAVVIVVTGSVILDSPKGDLQLGHGASAFLPDADAPVNVHPVSGATENAVAFAVTTSTKA; encoded by the coding sequence GTGTACCAGATAGAGAATGTCCTGCGGCGGTATGCCTGGGGATCGACGACGGCGATCGCCGGCCTGCTCGGCCGGCCGGAGTCCGGCGGTCCGGAAGCCGAGTTGTGGATAGGTGCCCATCCTGATTCGCCGTCGGTGGCCATCCGGCCGGACGGCACGACCACGCCGCTTGACGCACTCATCGGTGAGGACCCGGAACATTTTCTGGGCGCGGCTTCGGTGGCCGAGTTCGGTCCCCGGCTGCCGTTCCTGGCTAAGCTCCTCGCTGCAGCCAAGCCGCTGTCCCTGCAGGTGCACCCGAGCCTTGAGCAGGCCAGGGCCGGGTACGCCCGCGAAAATGACGCCGGCATTCCGGCCGACGCGGCGAACCGCAATTACCATGACGACAACCACAAACCCGAAATGATTTTCGCGCTGACCCCGTTCGAGTCGCTGTGCGGATTCCGTGAACCGGAGAAGTCCCGCGACATCTTCCTCCACCTCGCAGGCTGCCTGGAGCTTCCCGGGAACGGCGTCCCGCAGGTTCTGAAGGACGTCATCGACGACCTCTCGCAGCCCGAGGAGGCGACAGCGCTGAGGTCGGCGTTCGAACGGCTGATCGCCGGTGGCGAGGAAGTCAGGGAAGCTACGTCCCGGGTGGTCGATGTGCTGGCCTCGGGTGCACCCCTTGCTCCCTACCAGCCGGAGCTTTCCACGGTACTGAGCCTCAACAGCGAATACCCCGGCGATCCCGGCGTGCTGATCTCCCTGCTGCTGAACCGGCTGTCCCTGAAACCCGGCGAGGCCGTATACCTCCCTGCAGGCAAGATCCATGCCTACCTGCACGGCCTCGGCGTCGAGGTGATGGCGTCCTCGGACAACGTGCTCCGCGGCGGACTGACTCCCAAGTTCATCGACATTCCCGAGCTGCTGAACACGATCGCCTTCGAATCGGTGGACGTTCCCATGCTCCGGCCGGAGACCTCCGAACTCGGACAGGAACTGTACTTCCCGCCCTTCCGCGAGTTCCAGCTCCAGCGGATCGAACTGCAGCCGGACGGCGAGCCTGTTCCGCTGGCGCAGTCGGGCGCCGCGGTGGTTATTGTCGTCACCGGTTCCGTGATCCTTGACTCGCCGAAGGGCGACCTCCAGCTGGGCCACGGCGCAAGTGCCTTCCTGCCGGACGCCGACGCCCCCGTCAACGTCCATCCCGTGTCCGGGGCCACGGAGAACGCCGTGGCCTTCGCCGTGACCACCTCGACGAAGGCCTGA
- a CDS encoding LCP family protein: MSNTELPSQGPLTDPVRNPSSAAEPVRTKRAFLLILLTLLVPGSAQIVAGDRKLGRIALRVTLSAWLLVILALVLLFTNRTLLINIITNPVASLLIVLVLAALAVGWLVLFVNTLRLIRPVLLPTRMRPAVVIALVLAMVVSSGSLGYAAYLLNVSRNAIGSIFNANGPAIEPVDGRYNFLMMGGDAGADRTGRRPDSLSVLSVDAKSGQTAIISVPRNLQNAQFSEGSPMRKIYPDGYNCGDECLINAINTEVTNEHKDLYPGVADPGAQATLEAVSGTLGITVQAYVLVDMDGFAKLIDAMGGIRIKAGGWVPISGDMIDEANGIHGMPLGWIPAGEQKLDGYHALWYGRSREFVDDYARIQRQQCVQQAMLKQLDPATLLAKFEDIANAGTKVVDSNISASQLGSFVDLAMKAKGQDVKRLTIGPPDFDASFSTVPNFDQIHDRVKKLLASASSGSSPAAASEDTLLQPGAVPGNGLSAAGAAAGPLAGLPATTPSPSPSSASDFTPVTTTPEGEPITEAMLNQFKREGNEQAIRDLVATNGQCAPL; this comes from the coding sequence ATGTCCAACACCGAATTGCCGTCCCAGGGCCCACTGACGGATCCCGTCCGCAACCCGTCGAGCGCTGCTGAACCTGTCCGGACCAAGCGCGCGTTCCTGCTGATCCTACTCACGCTGCTGGTGCCCGGGAGTGCCCAGATCGTGGCCGGCGACCGCAAGCTTGGCCGGATCGCCCTGCGCGTGACGCTCAGCGCCTGGCTGCTCGTGATCCTTGCCCTGGTGCTGCTGTTCACCAACCGGACCCTGCTGATCAACATCATCACCAATCCGGTTGCCTCGCTGCTCATCGTCCTTGTCCTTGCCGCGCTGGCAGTGGGCTGGCTGGTGCTGTTCGTCAACACCCTGCGGCTCATCCGGCCGGTGTTGCTGCCCACCCGGATGCGGCCCGCCGTCGTGATTGCCCTTGTCCTCGCCATGGTGGTGAGCAGCGGATCGCTGGGCTACGCCGCATACCTGCTCAACGTCAGCCGGAATGCGATCGGCAGCATCTTCAACGCCAACGGACCGGCCATCGAACCGGTGGACGGCCGCTACAACTTCCTCATGATGGGCGGCGACGCCGGTGCCGACAGGACCGGCCGGCGCCCGGACAGCCTGTCCGTGCTCAGCGTCGACGCCAAATCCGGCCAGACGGCCATCATCTCGGTGCCGCGTAACCTGCAGAACGCCCAGTTCAGCGAAGGTTCGCCCATGCGGAAGATCTATCCGGACGGCTACAACTGCGGCGACGAGTGCCTCATCAACGCGATCAACACCGAAGTCACGAACGAGCACAAGGACCTGTACCCCGGGGTTGCGGATCCCGGAGCGCAGGCCACCCTGGAAGCGGTTTCGGGCACGCTCGGCATCACCGTGCAGGCGTATGTGCTGGTGGACATGGACGGCTTCGCGAAGCTGATTGACGCGATGGGCGGCATCCGGATCAAGGCCGGCGGCTGGGTGCCCATCAGCGGCGACATGATTGACGAGGCCAACGGCATCCACGGCATGCCGCTGGGCTGGATCCCGGCCGGAGAACAGAAGCTGGACGGCTACCACGCCCTCTGGTACGGCCGCTCCCGGGAATTCGTGGACGACTACGCCAGGATTCAGCGGCAGCAATGCGTCCAGCAGGCCATGCTGAAACAGCTGGACCCCGCAACTCTGCTGGCGAAATTCGAGGACATCGCCAACGCCGGCACGAAGGTGGTGGACTCCAACATCTCCGCCAGCCAGCTCGGCAGCTTCGTGGACCTGGCCATGAAGGCCAAGGGCCAGGACGTCAAGCGGCTCACCATCGGCCCACCTGACTTCGACGCGTCCTTCTCCACGGTGCCCAACTTCGACCAGATCCATGACCGGGTCAAGAAGCTGCTCGCGTCTGCCAGCTCCGGGTCGTCGCCAGCCGCCGCGTCTGAAGACACGTTGCTGCAGCCGGGTGCCGTGCCCGGCAACGGGCTCTCCGCCGCAGGCGCCGCAGCAGGTCCCCTCGCGGGCCTTCCGGCCACCACCCCCTCACCGTCACCATCGTCGGCGTCGGACTTCACCCCGGTGACCACCACCCCTGAGGGGGAACCGATCACGGAAGCGATGCTGAACCAGTTCAAGCGCGAGGGCAACGAGCAGGCCATCCGCGACCTCGTGGCCACCAACGGCCAGTGCGCACCGCTTTGA
- the purE gene encoding 5-(carboxyamino)imidazole ribonucleotide mutase gives MSPESAAAPETGAPAPLVGLVMGSDSDWPVMEAAADALAEFGIPFEADVVSAHRMPTEMIRYGQTAHERGLRVIIAGAGGAAHLPGMLASVTPLPVIGVPVPLKTLDGMDSLLSIVQMPAGVPVATVSIAGARNAGLLAVRMLASGTDELSARLRTELLDFAQELNDVASRKGANLRQKVNEVFSDANVALRSSR, from the coding sequence ATGAGCCCCGAATCCGCTGCAGCCCCGGAAACCGGTGCCCCCGCCCCCCTCGTAGGCCTCGTCATGGGCTCGGATTCGGACTGGCCCGTCATGGAGGCTGCGGCCGATGCCCTGGCCGAGTTCGGCATTCCGTTCGAGGCGGATGTTGTCTCCGCCCACCGCATGCCCACCGAGATGATCCGCTACGGACAGACCGCGCACGAGCGCGGCCTCCGCGTGATCATTGCCGGAGCCGGCGGTGCGGCGCACCTGCCGGGCATGCTTGCGTCCGTCACCCCCCTGCCAGTGATCGGTGTTCCGGTCCCGCTCAAGACCCTGGACGGCATGGATTCCCTGCTCTCCATCGTGCAGATGCCCGCCGGGGTCCCCGTGGCCACGGTCTCCATCGCCGGGGCCCGGAACGCAGGCCTGCTCGCCGTCCGCATGCTGGCGTCCGGCACCGATGAGCTCTCCGCCCGCCTCCGCACGGAGCTCCTGGACTTCGCCCAGGAACTCAACGACGTGGCAAGCCGGAAAGGCGCCAACCTGCGCCAGAAAGTCAACGAAGTCTTCTCCGACGCAAACGTGGCTCTCCGGAGCAGCCGGTAG
- a CDS encoding 5-(carboxyamino)imidazole ribonucleotide synthase codes for MTFPVIGVVGGGQLARMMAPAATALGFELRVLAEGEDVSAVSAVPNAPVGDYKDLAALMEFSKGLDVMTFDHEHVPGDHLYALIEAGVNVQPGPDALVNAQDKLVMRAAIDRLELPNPEWAAVDDVAGLVSFGNRIGWPVVLKTPRGGYDGKGVRIVGSPEEAAETADWFEAMSPLLAEAKVEFSRELSALVARTPDGASRAWPVVHTIQVDGVCDEVIAPAQNISLEVAAAAEEAALRIANELGVTGVMAVEMFETPGSGAGFLINELAMRPHNTGHWTQDGSVTSQFEQHLRAVLNLPLGATDVLGQVAVMKNFLGGDNQDLFSAFPAALAAEPAAKVHCYGKSVRPGRKIGHVNLVGASAADVDSLRQRATTVANIIRDGRLPAAASGTTEETS; via the coding sequence GTGACTTTTCCAGTAATCGGCGTGGTTGGCGGCGGCCAGCTTGCGCGCATGATGGCCCCCGCCGCCACGGCCCTGGGCTTTGAACTCCGTGTTTTGGCTGAAGGCGAAGACGTATCCGCGGTCTCCGCTGTCCCCAATGCCCCCGTGGGCGACTACAAGGATCTCGCGGCCCTGATGGAGTTCTCCAAGGGCCTGGACGTGATGACCTTTGACCACGAGCACGTCCCGGGCGACCACCTCTATGCCCTGATCGAGGCCGGAGTGAACGTCCAGCCCGGCCCGGACGCCCTGGTCAACGCCCAGGACAAGCTGGTCATGCGCGCCGCCATCGACCGCCTCGAACTGCCCAACCCCGAGTGGGCCGCGGTGGACGACGTCGCCGGGCTGGTCAGCTTCGGGAACCGGATCGGCTGGCCCGTGGTGCTCAAAACACCGCGCGGAGGCTACGACGGAAAGGGCGTGCGGATCGTCGGTTCCCCCGAGGAAGCCGCAGAGACCGCCGACTGGTTCGAGGCCATGAGCCCGCTCCTCGCCGAGGCCAAGGTCGAGTTCAGCCGCGAACTCTCGGCACTCGTAGCCCGCACTCCGGACGGGGCGTCCCGCGCCTGGCCGGTGGTCCACACCATTCAGGTGGATGGCGTCTGCGACGAAGTGATCGCGCCGGCACAGAACATTTCCCTTGAGGTGGCTGCGGCCGCCGAGGAGGCTGCCCTCCGGATCGCAAATGAACTCGGCGTCACCGGCGTCATGGCCGTGGAGATGTTCGAGACGCCCGGCAGCGGCGCCGGCTTCCTGATCAATGAATTGGCGATGCGGCCCCACAACACGGGGCACTGGACGCAGGACGGCTCCGTCACCAGCCAGTTCGAACAACACCTGCGGGCGGTCCTGAACCTGCCCCTGGGTGCGACGGACGTCCTGGGCCAGGTCGCCGTGATGAAGAACTTCCTGGGCGGCGACAACCAGGACCTCTTCTCCGCCTTCCCGGCCGCGCTGGCGGCAGAACCGGCCGCCAAGGTCCACTGCTACGGCAAATCCGTGCGTCCCGGCCGAAAGATCGGGCACGTCAACCTGGTGGGCGCGTCCGCTGCGGACGTTGACTCCCTCCGCCAGCGCGCCACCACCGTGGCGAACATCATCCGTGACGGCAGACTGCCGGCCGCGGCATCAGGCACCACCGAGGAGACCTCATGA